From the Manihot esculenta cultivar AM560-2 chromosome 3, M.esculenta_v8, whole genome shotgun sequence genome, one window contains:
- the LOC110610868 gene encoding zinc finger protein CONSTANS-LIKE 4 → MKGCELCGAAARMYCESDQASLCWDCDEKVHCANFLVAKHCRSLLCQVCQSPTPWKASGPKFGPTVSICESCFSLHKGKEGEIGHDRTESEEGNEQEDEILDDSDDYDDEDDEDEEEEEEEEEEDGENQVVPWSVTSPSPPVASSSSSEEEISTGFFGGSAAALKRMREDNADLDSDDENGCSSSHLGCGRLSNEEGNSMASFRPLKQARTNCGVGEVEEDHDHNNGQVESRSTAIIESLKRLQSEMVSNTESASATILRFSRLSRYPSR, encoded by the exons ATGAAAGGTTGCGAGCTCTGTGGTGCCGCCGCGAGAATGTATTGCGAATCGGACCAGGCTAGCTTGTGTTGGGACTGCGATGAGAAGGTTCACTGTGCTAACTTTCTTGTGGCCAAGCATTGCAGAAGTCTTCTTTGCCAAGTTTGTCAATCTCCGACGCCGTGGAAAGCCTCAGGTCCTAAGTTTGGGCCTACTGTTTCTATATGTGAATCTTGTTTTTCTTTGCATAAGGGAAAAGAAGGTGAAATCGGTCACGATCGGACCGAGAGCGAAGAAGGAAATGAGCAGGAAGATGAAATTTTAGATGATAGTGATGATtatgatgatgaggatgatgaagatgaggaggaggaggaggaagaagaagaagaggatggGGAGAATCAGGTCGTGCCCTGGTCAGTTACGTCGCCTTCTCCTCCGGTGGCGAGTTCTTCGAGTAGCGAAGAGGAAATTTCAACTGGATTTTTTGGAGGGAGTGCGGCGGCGTTGAAGCGGATGCGAGAGGATAATGCTGATCTTGATTCTGAT GATGAGAATGGATGCTCCTCTTCTCATTTAGGCTGTGGAAGACTAAGCAACGAAGAAGGCAATTCGATGGCTTCATTTAGACCATTGAAGCAAGCAAGAACAAACTGTGGAGTTGGTGAAGTAGAAGAAGATCACGATCATAATAATGGTCAAGTAGAGTCAAGATCAACCGCCATTATTGAATCCCTCAAGAGACTCCAGAGCGAAATGGTATCCAACACAGAAAGCGCATCTGCAACCATTCTTCGGTTTAGCAGATTGAGCAGATATCCCAGCCGTTGA
- the LOC110608266 gene encoding calcium-binding protein PBP1 produces the protein MALDFDFEDYFPSMMQRLGAEGFIMELCNGFRLLMDGEKGLITFESLKRNSILLGLQDLRDEELVWMLMEGDLDGDGAINQMEFCILMFRLSPGMKVGPKQWMDYEFDVNNEM, from the coding sequence ATGGCGTTAGATTTTGATTTCGAGGACTACTTCCCATCGATGATGCAGCGACTGGGAGCTGAAGGATTTATTATGGAATTATGTAATGGATTTCGCTTGCTAATGGATGGTGAGAAGGGATTAATTACGTTTGAAAGCTTGAAGAGGAACAGTATTTTATTGGGGTTGCAGGATTTGAGAGATGAGGAGCTTGTGTGGATGCTGATGGAAGGTGATTTGGATGGAGATGGAGCTATAAATCAGATGGAGTTTTGCATTCTCATGTTTAGACTCAGTCCAGGGATGAAGGTTGGACCAAAACAATGGATGGATTATGAATTTGATGTAAATAATGAAATGTAG